The nucleotide sequence CGTCCTCGTACTTGGTGGACGCGGACACGTCGTCGTCCTTGTGGTACGTGATGAAGATCGGGCAGGTCTGCGTGGCGGCGTCGATCTTGTACCCGAAGATCACGCCCTGCTGGTTCGACTCCCACCCCAGCAGCCGGCACACGTCCTTGCGCGAGTACCGCTGACCCTGCTGCAGCTCGCTGCGCCAGCCGTGGCGGTGCCGCGCCAGGTACAGCCCGGTCTCGATCGCATCACGCACGTGGGCCCGGAACGTCTCGTCAGCCTCCCATTCGGCCAGGAACGCCTCCGAGAGCCGGTACCGCTCCCCCGTCGTCTCGACGACGCCCGCCCCGCCGTACTTCGTCGTCTCCTGCTGCGTGAAGAACCGGTAGGACAGCACCCGCTCGCTCGACAGCACCGTGCGGGCGTCGTCGGCCAGCCCTTGGGCGCGCAGCAGGTCGCGAAACTCGGGGCGGGTCAGGGATTGGCCGTCGAGCAGCGCCTGCAGCAGCAGGAGCTCGTGCGGGCGTTTCCCAGGGAGCAGCTCGTGATCCAGGAACGCCAGGAACCCGCGCTGCTGCCGGGTGGGTGCCGCATCGGCGGCTTTGGCCTTCACCAGGAAGTCCCAGTACGACGTCGCCCGGGCCGTCGCCAGCACCACGGGATCCACGGTCTCGAACCGGGCGAAGTCCATGAGCCACGGCTGCTGCCCCAGCCGCTGGTGCATCTCGCGGTACGCGGTCTTGAGGTTGGCCAGCGAATCGAGGTTCGTCTCGGAGATGGAGCGCAGGATGGCGTCGCGGGAGATCTCGTCGAAGTTCACGGACGACAAGCCCGAGATCGCCCCGGCTGTCTGCGCGCCCAGGACCTGACGCCGCAACTGGTCCTTGCTCAGTGACGAATCCCCGAACAGCGCCATGGGGATCATGTAGTTGTTCGTGTAGTTGCCGATGAAGTCGATGACCCGCAGATGGTCCTTGCCCTCGGCCAGCCGCAGCCCGCGCCCGAGCTGCTGAGTGAAGATGATCCGCGACTGCGTCTGGCGCATCATCACCACCTGATTCAGCGACGGGATGTCGATGCCCTCGTTGAAGATGTCGACCGTCAGGATGTAATCGAGCTCGCCGGCTTCCAGGCGTTCGACGACGGCCGCCCTCTCCTGCTGCGACTGCGCACCCGTCAGGGCTTCCGTCCTCAGCCGCCGACCGTTGACCGCGGAGAGATTCAGCAGCTCGTTGAGCTCGCGTGCTTCTTCCACGCGGCTGCAGAAGATCAGCCCGCGCACCTCGCCATTGTGTCCATAGCGCTCGATCATCCGCAGCAGGTGGTGCACGCGCTCTGGAGCCACGAGCCGGGAGAGCTGGGCGGTCTCGTCGACGGTGGTGCCGTCCTCGTACTGGAAGTCCTGCACGCCGTAGTAATGGAACGGCACGAGCATGTCGGCTTCCAGCGCTGCCTGTAGGCGGATCTCGTAGGCCACGTTGTGATCGAAGAGCTCGAACACGTCGACGGCATCCGTGCGCTCCGGAGTGGCGGTGAGCCCCAGGAGGAAATCGGGGGTGAGCCGATCGATCATCTCCCGGTAGGTGCGCGAGCCGGAACGATGCACCTCATCGATCATCACGTAATCGAAGCCGGCGGCCTCGATCTCCTCCAGCGCCCCAGGACGGGAGATCGACTGGATCGTGGCGAAGACATACCGGCGGTCCAGTTCCCGCCGCTGGGCCACGAACTTGCCGAACTGATCTGCCGGCTCTTCGAGCACGCGTCGGAACTCGCTGAGCGCCTTGTCCACGATCTGTTCGCGGTGCACCACGAACAGCATCTTGCGCGGCTTGGCCTGCCGCACTTCCAGCGCGCCCAGGATCGTCTTGCCGGTGCCCGTCGCGGAGATGACCAGGGCCCGCCGCTCCCCCGCCAGGCGCAGCCGCTCGATCCGCTCGAGCGCCTCCTCCTGCATGGAGTTGGGCACGATCGTCGTCGGGATCCCCGACGACGCCGGCGGGAGGAAGCCGTCGACGGGAGCTGCCACGAGCTGCGGGCGCTGCGCGTACTCGATTGCGTAGGCGTCGATGAGCTCACCGGTGAGCACGACGGCCTCGTCGATCTGTCGGTCCACGGCGGTGCGCAGCTGCTCGGCGATATCGCCCTCGGGCAGCGCGGAGAAGCGCAGGTTCCACTCGCGATTGCGCAGCAGCGCGTTCGACGTCAGGTTCGAGCTGCCGATGATCGCGGTGGTGCCCAGGTCCTGGTCGAAGACGTAGCCCTTGGAGTGGAAACCGCGCTTGGGATCCAGGTGGGCGTACACCTCGATGCCTGGCAGGGCGAGCAGCTCCCGCAGCGCGTCCGGGGCGTTGAAGTTGAGGTAGGTGGAGGTGACGATCCGCCCGGTGCCGCCGGCAGCCACGAAGTCGAGCAGCGGCTGCTTGAGCATCGCCAGGGCATCGGTGGTCACGAACGCGACGGAGAACAGGAAGCTGCGGGAGCGGCGCAGCTCGTCGAGGATGCCGCGCAGCATCGTGTTCTCGTCGTCGTTGGAGATCAGCACCGGGTGGTGCAGCTGCTCCGAGGCGGTCTGCCTGTCCAGGAAGCCGAAGGCAGTGTCGGCGCGGAGCGCCTCGCGCTTCATGCCTGCAGGTCCTGGATCACGCGCTCGACAGCGGGGATGTCCGCCGGCGCCCAGTCCAGCTCGCGCAGCTCAGCCGCAGGCACCCAGCGGATCTCGGAATGCTCTGTGAGCTGGGGTGTTCCCTCGCGCAGGGTGCAGTAGTAGGTGGCCAGGGAGACGAGGATCTTCTCGTA is from Kocuria palustris and encodes:
- a CDS encoding DUF3427 domain-containing protein, with translation MKREALRADTAFGFLDRQTASEQLHHPVLISNDDENTMLRGILDELRRSRSFLFSVAFVTTDALAMLKQPLLDFVAAGGTGRIVTSTYLNFNAPDALRELLALPGIEVYAHLDPKRGFHSKGYVFDQDLGTTAIIGSSNLTSNALLRNREWNLRFSALPEGDIAEQLRTAVDRQIDEAVVLTGELIDAYAIEYAQRPQLVAAPVDGFLPPASSGIPTTIVPNSMQEEALERIERLRLAGERRALVISATGTGKTILGALEVRQAKPRKMLFVVHREQIVDKALSEFRRVLEEPADQFGKFVAQRRELDRRYVFATIQSISRPGALEEIEAAGFDYVMIDEVHRSGSRTYREMIDRLTPDFLLGLTATPERTDAVDVFELFDHNVAYEIRLQAALEADMLVPFHYYGVQDFQYEDGTTVDETAQLSRLVAPERVHHLLRMIERYGHNGEVRGLIFCSRVEEARELNELLNLSAVNGRRLRTEALTGAQSQQERAAVVERLEAGELDYILTVDIFNEGIDIPSLNQVVMMRQTQSRIIFTQQLGRGLRLAEGKDHLRVIDFIGNYTNNYMIPMALFGDSSLSKDQLRRQVLGAQTAGAISGLSSVNFDEISRDAILRSISETNLDSLANLKTAYREMHQRLGQQPWLMDFARFETVDPVVLATARATSYWDFLVKAKAADAAPTRQQRGFLAFLDHELLPGKRPHELLLLQALLDGQSLTRPEFRDLLRAQGLADDARTVLSSERVLSYRFFTQQETTKYGGAGVVETTGERYRLSEAFLAEWEADETFRAHVRDAIETGLYLARHRHGWRSELQQGQRYSRKDVCRLLGWESNQQGVIFGYKIDAATQTCPIFITYHKDDDVSASTKYEDELLDPSTVRWYTRSRKTLQSRDERAIAADEVPLHVFAKKDDAEGTDFFYLGQAAPREAEQTQMPGGSGKMLDVVTMKLELEAPLDDSLYEYFLRPTSPDASM